A genomic segment from Luteolibacter ambystomatis encodes:
- a CDS encoding DUF6765 family protein, translated as MKFNYASKWFSAFIFHLRILPSPVVLAAVLSPLAANAVDTPVIVPSGGRSAVRVEVQITSTTTGAAIHYSLDGSTPDASSQTLPAGQKLMVGKGMVVKAIARKDGVSSGVATEDFTVTGSASVGGAHVLGLKSDGQVFAWGAQQYGRLGNGQSGPATVLYPNKVQKEAFGSNPAGPFANAWDISAGATHSLVLDKNGQVWGFGYNLNGEVGDGTQVDRPLAKPVLKSAGVPLDACSQVAAGETFSLALGTNGTVSAWGSALRGRLGNGAVTGRSTYAISVTQAGSPFPALSGIKEIAAGAEHGLAREAHVSEAPGGQGRVWAWGTNSNGQLGIGNITNQSRANVLALQDIVSISGGDIHSAAVRLTPGDPDHQGEVWCFGSQDKGRLGNGLTAAANVSTPVRVKKVDATPADLTDNPLLNGITQVACGAAHTLALDNLGQVWSWGYNASGELGDGGTTQRGLADRVKTPDGSGILSGIVRIEAGGTGTNGTSMAWASDGTVYCWGRNADGMGGNGTTANVVSLPTPVKRLNVINRAPDISLGLYRPDAAAPSSIQLIASVIDKDGPGDVQKVEFFEGTQSLGTVGSAPWKLAQPAPTAGSHAVHAVATDSSGATHVSPVLNFTIPLDGYARVPSFPDRDQDGIPDDEDDGGEGDWQWAYENDALHDPDGAGIPASTFDSLIGFWDFEMLVASPNRYPNRMSSSYPAVVAGATSEVADGMLSKGLRFGGTNDYVDVDPSILSGKANFTLSTWVRFAPSSLTTTKAICYFRRNTTTFGFSLSATGSNPPADVRRTISFLSDKGNLQFQLPETLASQRIDNGKWHQVMMVREANQLKLYVDGKMATGTLTTSLPNAAWTVGTGAQLKFGGSAVDLDRVMFFDRGLNVTEAGQLFNQDEDHDGAPDYFERNVAGDPYIWGQDTDYDHDGLPDALEFINGTDWRNADTDGDGVFDGFEVNYGFNPKSQSSGRWYDDPDGDGINNWMESVLGTDPTKADTDNDGISDSEELQWRTNPVDPDSAPLDPLELTPAEAVAHPPHCPGLGMLGVFGPAFGPSSPDNELKIKIGDHSSSHSEQWRLLLGEASVHNHSTEVLEEIEYPLDRRNWTEISLEHMSTTYSDDEGPDYDYTAKIECDDKSFYLWDGNSLLIEYSGPGHTTENTADGKKAYIVPIEKMSFSTSLNFSGNDATGPRYRKVSLAGRPLGDQKPETEAETDQNEEETYVDAFDLSLRHDNSLIYTPLAASDLVLQANLSANECIWTERSGIRPHESMTQPFGAGWSSNLSSYIEVLESVGDDSPDPVVFNVVDEEGRSQRFTNNGLEFMPWPSSRVDKKTLQNSLSLENGKLVYRKKFGTKLVFEPTSAWFAYSSDRIQPAPTGKRHYYWRLEKVVDRFDNELVYSYGASDGSALIPTEISCPQRPGQKITIQRSSDCRRVEAVTDSMGNRTTFDYEDITWSSRSSTQDSSSAVPPAPRVLAEKGKKLVKVHYADGTSVDYGYGDPVSEVSVEEVKASAGLSKNYRFDDHLHFHVISIKDRREKETKIEYVPNDYTKAFSANGTDSGFYTASVSLDGLPSEVLGGLSNHLKTLNKDYETSNQANFKTVSGLPQLVSKVERADGSTALFARPDSKMWFYPKSDGTPTFKAEVHTKVTDAEGNVTLYDFEDVHGEIVELEDEQTYDPGAYSQQGRYAPEWMIYYLGFTNTYEAAGGGTIGEESYAFDLDSGLGLSSVTDFSGNVTGWAFGDVTPYTLPTAAGNIPTFGTKWSDPTIKTDALGRTETYEYDESQNPKKSRRLLSTINVHNIKTETPVDANGNQTALIVTDLGTGYILKKEAYEYTSTFKGFMTRKIVQKFAGQGHISDPSWVQNIVTDYVPDELGRLKSATMHADGTDLKTEYTYDLNNNKKTIKDPRGKVTTFHYDLLNRLVRTDFPTTYSESGDPLASSSYVQYDRNGRKAATTDEEGNTTLYLRDVLGRVTHTVIDMDRAGIPSAGTQGWIDDTALQPGVAITTQDLVTRTTYNKVGRVTRQEDARGFSTCTVYDGIYRPIHVFTGVPSGQGDTLGALVSLAAASSEVTHTELGYQSSVTFGGNTYAANPGSSAFDTSGFKPTSSKRVDAVGTTFGSRESLFTYGAYDAVYRPVATGVQYSGSPSGGDDGFKTTETAYGLTGGGSKEALITSVTDDRGTVTKTVADGLGRTVSTTQAQGVSGLARTTYCYYTSTGLAWRTLEPQNRYTETRFDSAGRAVQTWAADPATGGITANSPTTKTIYDEAGNVLATIDPRLNRTDFEYDDRNRQTKVLLPAVTNAKDPDAPIGGVRPERLTYYNRVGKITAAVDERGNLSRSFLDRAYRVYATRTNPETGDPSDSFANPGTGDITQSTELDPGGLVLSSKDANGNITRNAYDGLGRLVATATDPTAGNPVQPGGSGFSPSSYRSAYPGVLLVSKEYDDAGNLVCVTDGKGCRTGFTYDGLARKTRTLWDPGTAVQRTEYSDYDGLVQVRRTDGMGRITAYGYDALHRLTEVIYNPGSGGTSTHLDNQLRSYDEVDSLLSVTYPNDPGSLRETASTYDKLKRLTSETSAGITHAYPLYDEAGNRKQTVYGRTNRALVCEYDELNRLSSCEERDALGTPSGRVTSYAYDLGGKITRKTLPNGTKSTSTYDRLGRTLTIVERNGSNALVSSNDYSVSVGSWPNSYDGVGNVLRVAETYTKAGMANRVVVNGYDKTYRLVAEAATPSGGAATTTYYGYDAANNRTGKVAGGITTVYTFGNGTGGYNSNQLISYGPSGGAASWTFTYDHNGNRATRTGTGGTDAYTWDHENRLISLDAPSGDYAYTYDYRCRRVLRDESAASGAKTSLTFSGGTSVQEANASGVVQVEMIRGSDWGGGIGGVLYTVRGTDRSYNAYNSRGDVVSTTDGSGAATWQASYEAFGTRTAELGTNVERQRANTKDEDPTGLLNEGFRYRDLDSGTFISRDPAGFVDGPNVYTYVRQNPWTAFDPEGLYAEAGHYYTTYAVAIAAGVEKNKALRIAYYSQLPDESSRYDAIDHAKSGGLESALKPTGPPLSKEALAADTGATHQMVAVQGNLHFLRGANNEQVISARRNLAEAIKAGEFESDWQIGFAIHTLGDTYAHAKQNGGDGEKGYAPLGGHAEDGFRPDSIAENSYNLKKYENYARSLYAALGGKDFEKNPDMQSLLENSQKLGIVGSSHDGPNAKMHEWFVGNFGERAPLYGYDPRQKHAVYKEWAEPSDADFKKHLDKVGNIMDR; from the coding sequence ATGAAGTTCAACTACGCCTCCAAGTGGTTCAGCGCGTTCATTTTCCACCTGAGAATCCTCCCTTCTCCCGTCGTGCTGGCGGCGGTATTGTCTCCGTTGGCCGCAAATGCGGTGGATACTCCCGTCATCGTGCCAAGCGGAGGGCGATCAGCGGTGAGGGTGGAGGTCCAGATCACCTCCACGACGACCGGGGCTGCGATCCACTACTCCTTGGATGGATCCACCCCGGATGCTTCCTCGCAGACACTTCCTGCCGGTCAGAAGTTGATGGTTGGCAAGGGGATGGTGGTGAAGGCGATTGCGAGAAAAGACGGGGTGTCCAGCGGGGTGGCCACTGAAGATTTTACCGTCACCGGTTCCGCCAGCGTAGGAGGGGCGCATGTGCTCGGGCTGAAGTCGGACGGACAGGTGTTCGCGTGGGGTGCCCAGCAATATGGGCGGCTGGGCAACGGCCAATCAGGTCCCGCAACGGTGCTGTATCCAAACAAGGTTCAGAAGGAAGCGTTTGGAAGCAATCCTGCCGGGCCCTTCGCCAATGCTTGGGATATCTCCGCAGGCGCGACCCACAGTCTGGTCCTAGACAAGAACGGGCAGGTGTGGGGATTCGGTTACAACCTCAATGGTGAAGTCGGGGACGGGACACAGGTGGATCGCCCGCTGGCCAAGCCTGTTCTGAAGAGCGCGGGGGTGCCATTGGATGCTTGCAGCCAGGTGGCGGCAGGGGAGACCTTCTCGCTGGCCCTCGGCACGAACGGTACCGTGAGTGCCTGGGGATCGGCGTTGCGTGGCCGGTTGGGCAATGGAGCCGTCACCGGGCGATCCACGTACGCAATCAGCGTGACGCAAGCCGGCTCACCCTTTCCCGCACTTTCCGGCATCAAGGAAATCGCGGCGGGAGCCGAACATGGATTGGCGCGCGAAGCTCATGTGTCCGAAGCTCCGGGTGGGCAGGGCCGGGTTTGGGCCTGGGGCACCAATTCCAACGGACAGCTGGGGATTGGAAATATCACCAACCAGTCCCGGGCGAATGTTCTCGCCTTGCAGGATATCGTTTCGATTTCAGGAGGAGATATTCATTCTGCGGCGGTGAGATTGACCCCCGGCGATCCCGATCATCAGGGAGAGGTCTGGTGTTTTGGATCACAAGACAAGGGGCGTCTCGGCAATGGATTGACCGCGGCTGCCAACGTCAGCACACCGGTTCGCGTCAAGAAAGTCGATGCCACTCCCGCGGATCTGACGGACAATCCCTTGCTGAATGGGATCACCCAGGTGGCTTGCGGCGCGGCGCACACGCTGGCTCTGGACAATCTGGGGCAGGTTTGGAGCTGGGGCTACAATGCGAGCGGCGAATTGGGCGATGGAGGAACGACCCAGCGGGGACTTGCGGACCGGGTCAAGACGCCCGATGGCAGTGGGATCCTCTCCGGCATCGTCCGCATCGAGGCCGGTGGAACGGGAACCAATGGCACCAGTATGGCCTGGGCCTCGGACGGCACGGTTTATTGCTGGGGCAGGAATGCGGATGGCATGGGTGGGAACGGCACCACGGCAAACGTGGTCTCGTTGCCGACTCCGGTGAAACGACTCAACGTGATCAACCGCGCGCCGGATATCTCGCTGGGCTTGTATCGTCCCGACGCGGCAGCGCCATCATCGATCCAATTGATCGCGTCGGTGATCGACAAGGACGGTCCGGGAGATGTGCAAAAAGTGGAGTTCTTTGAAGGAACCCAATCGCTTGGCACAGTGGGCTCCGCTCCTTGGAAGCTCGCGCAGCCTGCTCCAACGGCGGGATCTCATGCCGTGCATGCGGTTGCCACCGATAGCTCGGGAGCAACCCACGTCTCTCCGGTGCTGAATTTCACCATTCCTTTGGATGGATATGCCCGGGTGCCTTCGTTCCCGGACCGTGACCAGGATGGAATCCCCGACGACGAGGATGATGGTGGCGAGGGAGATTGGCAGTGGGCATACGAAAACGATGCGCTCCACGATCCCGACGGAGCAGGCATTCCCGCTTCGACGTTCGATTCGTTGATCGGGTTCTGGGATTTCGAGATGTTGGTGGCGTCCCCCAACCGCTATCCGAACCGGATGTCATCGAGCTATCCGGCGGTGGTGGCAGGGGCGACTTCCGAAGTGGCTGATGGCATGCTGTCGAAGGGGCTTCGATTCGGAGGAACCAACGATTATGTGGACGTGGATCCCTCGATCCTGTCCGGCAAGGCGAACTTCACGCTGTCCACCTGGGTTCGGTTCGCGCCGTCCTCGCTGACCACGACCAAGGCGATCTGCTACTTCAGGAGAAACACGACCACTTTCGGATTCAGCCTCTCCGCCACCGGTAGCAATCCTCCTGCTGATGTCAGGCGGACCATCTCGTTCCTATCGGACAAAGGCAACCTCCAATTCCAACTGCCTGAGACGCTCGCTTCTCAACGCATCGACAATGGAAAATGGCATCAGGTGATGATGGTCAGGGAGGCCAACCAACTGAAGTTGTATGTGGATGGGAAAATGGCGACGGGCACGCTGACCACCTCCCTTCCGAATGCCGCATGGACCGTCGGGACTGGTGCGCAGCTGAAGTTCGGGGGATCGGCCGTGGATCTGGACCGCGTGATGTTCTTCGATCGCGGTCTGAACGTCACCGAGGCGGGACAGCTTTTCAACCAGGACGAGGACCATGATGGCGCTCCGGATTATTTCGAACGCAATGTCGCCGGAGATCCCTACATCTGGGGGCAGGACACGGATTACGATCATGACGGACTTCCAGACGCCCTGGAGTTCATCAATGGCACGGACTGGAGAAACGCCGACACGGACGGCGATGGTGTTTTCGACGGATTCGAGGTGAACTACGGATTCAACCCGAAGAGCCAATCCAGCGGCCGGTGGTATGACGACCCCGATGGCGACGGAATCAACAATTGGATGGAATCCGTGCTTGGGACGGATCCGACAAAGGCGGACACGGACAATGACGGCATCAGCGATTCGGAAGAACTGCAATGGCGCACGAACCCGGTGGATCCGGATAGCGCTCCATTGGACCCGCTCGAACTGACGCCTGCGGAGGCCGTGGCCCATCCACCCCATTGTCCCGGGTTGGGGATGCTCGGTGTTTTCGGACCGGCGTTCGGGCCGAGCTCGCCTGACAACGAGTTGAAAATCAAAATCGGGGATCATTCCTCATCCCACTCCGAACAATGGCGCCTGTTGCTTGGTGAGGCTTCGGTGCACAACCACAGCACCGAGGTGTTGGAGGAGATCGAGTATCCGCTCGACCGCCGGAATTGGACTGAGATCTCGCTTGAGCATATGTCGACGACCTATTCGGATGATGAGGGTCCGGATTATGACTACACCGCGAAAATCGAGTGTGACGACAAGTCCTTTTACCTCTGGGACGGAAACAGTCTCCTCATCGAATACTCGGGCCCCGGCCACACCACTGAGAATACGGCGGATGGCAAGAAGGCCTACATCGTGCCGATCGAGAAGATGTCGTTCTCGACGTCTCTCAACTTCTCCGGAAACGACGCCACCGGACCGCGCTATCGCAAGGTTTCGTTGGCCGGTCGGCCGCTGGGTGACCAGAAGCCCGAGACGGAAGCCGAGACCGATCAGAACGAGGAGGAAACCTATGTCGATGCCTTCGATCTGAGCCTGCGCCACGACAACAGTCTCATCTACACGCCATTGGCAGCGTCCGACCTCGTGCTTCAGGCAAACCTGAGCGCCAACGAATGTATTTGGACCGAACGAAGCGGCATTCGCCCCCACGAGTCCATGACCCAGCCCTTTGGAGCGGGTTGGTCTTCCAACCTCAGTTCCTACATCGAGGTGCTGGAATCCGTCGGCGACGACAGCCCCGATCCGGTTGTTTTCAACGTGGTGGACGAGGAAGGGAGATCGCAGCGGTTTACGAACAACGGCCTGGAATTCATGCCCTGGCCGTCGTCCCGTGTGGACAAGAAGACCCTTCAGAATTCACTCAGCTTGGAAAACGGGAAGCTGGTCTACCGCAAGAAGTTCGGCACGAAGCTGGTCTTCGAACCCACTTCCGCATGGTTCGCCTACTCCTCCGACCGGATCCAGCCGGCTCCCACCGGAAAGCGCCACTACTACTGGCGTCTGGAAAAGGTGGTCGACCGCTTCGATAATGAACTCGTCTACAGTTACGGCGCGTCGGATGGCTCGGCCCTGATTCCAACGGAAATCTCGTGCCCGCAGCGCCCGGGCCAGAAGATCACCATCCAGCGGAGCAGCGACTGCCGCCGGGTGGAGGCAGTCACGGACTCCATGGGCAACCGCACGACGTTCGATTACGAGGACATCACCTGGTCGAGCAGATCGTCGACTCAGGATTCGAGCTCGGCGGTGCCTCCCGCACCGCGCGTGCTTGCGGAGAAAGGCAAGAAGCTCGTGAAGGTTCATTACGCCGATGGGACCAGTGTCGACTATGGCTATGGTGATCCGGTTTCGGAGGTGAGCGTGGAAGAGGTCAAGGCCTCGGCGGGACTTTCGAAGAACTATCGTTTCGACGATCACCTCCATTTCCACGTGATCTCGATCAAGGACCGCCGGGAAAAGGAAACCAAGATCGAGTATGTCCCCAATGACTATACCAAGGCGTTCTCCGCCAACGGGACCGACAGCGGGTTCTACACCGCTTCGGTGTCGCTGGACGGATTGCCATCGGAGGTCCTCGGTGGCTTGAGCAATCATCTCAAAACGCTCAACAAGGATTACGAAACGAGCAATCAGGCGAACTTTAAGACCGTGTCGGGCCTGCCCCAACTCGTCTCGAAAGTGGAGCGCGCAGACGGTTCCACCGCCTTGTTCGCGCGTCCTGATTCGAAAATGTGGTTCTATCCGAAGTCGGACGGCACCCCCACCTTCAAGGCGGAGGTCCATACCAAGGTGACCGACGCGGAAGGCAACGTCACCCTCTATGACTTCGAGGACGTGCATGGTGAGATCGTCGAGCTTGAGGACGAGCAGACCTACGACCCCGGTGCCTACAGCCAGCAGGGCAGATATGCGCCGGAATGGATGATCTACTACCTCGGCTTCACCAACACTTACGAAGCAGCCGGAGGCGGAACGATCGGTGAGGAAAGCTACGCTTTCGATCTGGATTCCGGCCTGGGCCTTTCTTCGGTCACAGATTTCTCGGGGAATGTCACAGGGTGGGCTTTTGGAGACGTGACTCCGTACACATTGCCGACCGCCGCGGGAAACATCCCGACATTCGGGACGAAGTGGTCGGATCCCACGATCAAGACCGACGCACTCGGCAGGACCGAAACGTATGAGTATGATGAGAGCCAGAACCCGAAGAAATCGCGGCGACTGCTCTCCACGATCAATGTTCACAACATCAAAACCGAGACACCGGTCGATGCCAATGGCAATCAAACGGCTCTCATTGTCACCGACCTCGGCACCGGTTATATCCTGAAAAAGGAAGCCTACGAATATACGAGCACGTTCAAAGGATTCATGACCCGGAAGATCGTGCAGAAATTTGCCGGACAGGGGCACATCTCCGATCCTTCGTGGGTTCAAAACATCGTTACCGATTATGTGCCGGACGAACTGGGCCGGTTGAAGTCCGCGACCATGCATGCCGATGGTACGGATCTCAAAACGGAATACACCTACGACCTGAACAATAATAAAAAGACGATCAAGGATCCCAGGGGCAAGGTGACCACCTTCCACTACGATCTGCTGAATCGTCTGGTGCGGACTGATTTCCCCACCACCTATTCGGAAAGCGGCGACCCTCTCGCCTCCTCCAGTTACGTTCAATACGACCGGAACGGCAGAAAAGCCGCCACGACGGATGAGGAGGGAAACACGACGCTCTATTTGCGCGATGTCCTGGGCCGGGTCACCCACACCGTCATCGACATGGATCGCGCGGGCATTCCCTCCGCCGGAACCCAGGGTTGGATTGACGACACCGCGCTTCAGCCGGGCGTGGCGATCACCACACAGGATCTTGTCACCAGGACGACCTACAACAAGGTGGGAAGAGTGACCCGGCAGGAAGATGCCCGGGGCTTCTCAACCTGCACGGTCTACGACGGAATCTACCGGCCGATTCACGTCTTCACCGGAGTTCCTTCCGGACAGGGAGATACCTTGGGGGCACTGGTGAGTCTGGCGGCTGCTTCGTCGGAGGTCACACACACGGAATTGGGGTATCAGAGCAGTGTTACGTTCGGTGGGAATACCTATGCCGCCAATCCAGGGTCCAGCGCGTTTGATACCAGCGGCTTCAAGCCTACGTCCAGCAAACGTGTGGACGCGGTAGGAACCACGTTCGGAAGTCGCGAGTCTCTCTTCACCTATGGTGCCTACGATGCGGTTTACCGGCCGGTGGCGACGGGAGTCCAATACTCAGGGTCGCCAAGCGGTGGGGATGACGGATTCAAGACCACGGAAACCGCCTATGGCCTGACTGGAGGTGGCTCAAAGGAAGCTCTGATCACCTCCGTCACCGATGACCGCGGCACGGTGACCAAAACCGTCGCCGACGGACTTGGCAGAACCGTGTCCACGACACAGGCGCAGGGAGTGTCGGGATTGGCGAGGACGACCTATTGCTATTACACTTCCACCGGATTGGCATGGCGGACCCTTGAACCCCAGAACCGTTACACTGAAACACGCTTCGATTCCGCCGGGAGAGCGGTGCAAACGTGGGCGGCGGACCCCGCGACTGGCGGGATCACCGCGAATTCACCGACCACGAAGACGATCTATGACGAGGCAGGCAATGTGCTGGCCACCATTGATCCACGGCTAAACAGGACCGATTTTGAGTATGACGATCGGAACCGTCAGACGAAGGTGCTCCTGCCAGCGGTCACGAATGCCAAAGATCCGGATGCACCGATCGGGGGCGTCCGGCCTGAGCGCCTCACCTACTACAACCGGGTGGGCAAAATCACGGCGGCGGTCGACGAGCGCGGCAACCTCAGCCGGTCGTTCCTGGATCGCGCCTACCGGGTGTATGCTACGCGGACGAACCCGGAGACTGGAGACCCCTCCGATTCTTTCGCAAACCCGGGAACGGGAGACATCACCCAGTCGACCGAACTGGATCCGGGCGGGCTGGTGCTCTCCTCCAAGGATGCAAACGGAAACATCACCCGGAATGCCTATGACGGGCTGGGGCGTCTCGTGGCAACCGCGACCGATCCGACGGCCGGAAATCCGGTGCAGCCAGGAGGAAGCGGATTCAGTCCTTCGTCCTACCGCTCGGCTTATCCGGGAGTCCTGCTCGTAAGCAAAGAGTATGATGACGCCGGCAATCTCGTCTGCGTGACCGATGGCAAAGGTTGCCGGACCGGGTTTACCTATGACGGCCTCGCCCGCAAGACCAGAACACTCTGGGATCCGGGCACTGCGGTGCAGCGGACCGAGTATTCGGATTACGACGGCCTGGTGCAGGTGCGCCGGACGGACGGCATGGGACGGATCACGGCCTATGGCTACGACGCTCTGCATCGTCTTACGGAGGTCATCTACAATCCCGGAAGCGGCGGCACGAGCACGCACCTGGACAACCAACTGAGAAGTTATGACGAGGTCGATTCCCTTCTTTCTGTCACCTACCCGAATGACCCGGGTTCGCTGCGCGAGACAGCCAGCACCTATGACAAGCTGAAACGCCTCACCAGCGAAACCTCGGCGGGGATCACCCACGCCTATCCTCTGTACGATGAGGCTGGAAACCGGAAGCAAACCGTATACGGACGCACCAACCGGGCCCTTGTCTGCGAGTATGATGAACTCAACCGCCTGTCGTCCTGTGAAGAGCGTGATGCGCTGGGCACGCCGTCCGGTCGTGTCACCTCCTACGCCTATGACCTGGGCGGCAAGATCACCCGCAAGACCCTGCCCAACGGAACGAAATCGACCAGCACCTACGATCGCCTCGGACGCACCCTGACGATTGTGGAGCGCAATGGCTCGAACGCCCTCGTTTCCTCCAACGATTATTCCGTCTCCGTCGGGTCGTGGCCGAACAGCTATGATGGCGTTGGGAATGTCCTGCGTGTCGCGGAGACCTATACGAAGGCGGGCATGGCCAACCGCGTGGTGGTGAACGGCTACGACAAGACCTATCGCCTGGTGGCGGAGGCCGCGACCCCCTCCGGCGGGGCGGCCACAACCACCTACTATGGCTATGATGCGGCGAACAACCGCACCGGCAAGGTGGCCGGCGGCATCACGACGGTCTACACCTTCGGGAATGGCACGGGCGGCTACAATTCCAACCAACTTATCAGCTACGGGCCGTCCGGCGGAGCAGCGTCCTGGACCTTCACTTACGATCACAATGGTAACCGGGCCACCCGGACCGGGACGGGCGGAACGGACGCCTATACGTGGGATCATGAGAACCGCCTGATCTCGCTCGATGCCCCGTCGGGGGACTATGCTTACACCTACGATTACCGCTGCCGCCGTGTTCTGCGCGATGAATCGGCGGCGTCCGGAGCCAAAACGTCGCTAACCTTTAGTGGCGGCACCAGCGTGCAGGAAGCGAATGCTTCCGGCGTGGTCCAGGTGGAGATGATCCGCGGCAGCGATTGGGGCGGAGGCATCGGAGGCGTGCTCTACACGGTCCGGGGCACCGATCGCAGCTATAATGCTTACAACTCGCGTGGCGATGTCGTCTCCACCACCGATGGTTCCGGAGCGGCCACCTGGCAAGCTTCCTACGAGGCCTTCGGCACCCGCACTGCGGAATTGGGCACCAATGTCGAGCGCCAGCGCGCCAATACCAAGGACGAGGATCCAACCGGCCTTCTGAACGAAGGCTTCCGCTACCGTGATCTGGACAGCGGGACGTTCATCTCACGGGACCCGGCCGGGTTTGTGGATGGCCCGAATGTCTACACCTATGTAAGGCAGAACCCGTGGACGGCATTCGATCCGGAGGGACTTTACGCTGAAGCTGGTCATTACTACACCACTTACGCAGTGGCTATTGCTGCAGGAGTGGAAAAGAACAAGGCTTTGAGAATTGCTTATTATTCTCAGTTGCCTGATGAATCCAGTCGATATGACGCAATCGATCATGCAAAATCAGGTGGCCTGGAATCGGCGCTCAAGCCTACCGGCCCTCCGTTAAGTAAAGAAGCGCTCGCAGCCGACACTGGCGCTACCCACCAAATGGTTGCAGTTCAGGGAAATCTGCATTTCCTTCGAGGGGCAAATAATGAACAAGTTATAAGCGCTCGAAGAAATCTAGCAGAGGCTATTAAGGCGGGTGAATTTGAGAGTGACTGGCAGATAGGTTTTGCGATTCATACTCTTGGTGATACTTATGCTCACGCAAAACAAAATGGCGGCGATGGCGAAAAAGGCTACGCCCCGTTGGGTGGGCATGCGGAAGATGGGTTTAGGCCGGATTCCATTGCGGAAAATTCGTATAATCTGAAAAAATATGAAAATTATGCGAGATCCCTGTATGCTGCACTGGGTGGAAAAGATTTCGAGAAAAATCCAGACATGCAATCCCTTCTGGAAAATTCCCAAAAACTAGGTATAGTCGGGTCATCACACGATGGACCTAATGCCAAAATGCATGAATGGTTTGTTGGCAATTTTGGAGAGAGGGCACCATTATATGGCTATGATCCTCGCCAAAAACATGCAGTGTATAAAGAATGGGCGGAGCCCAGCGATGCGGATTTTAAGAAACATTTGGACAAAGTTGGCAATATTATGGATAGATGA